In the genome of Rhodospirillales bacterium, one region contains:
- a CDS encoding AAA family ATPase: MPTPVDVGVALAQFDGTSLEHLHRRRALKALRAFYRSPARIGFLTGPEQSGKSDVARVFAERTNRKAGREAMPVLVARATGLCGTVFQPDQLVREFALAAKVPALEHLCAPPQQVENLFGQTHIVPRLPKGSQRERTEVMCAALRNAVAYRQVDLLVVDQIERIFSEDRPRHLVRYRYVEEIAEQTGVRMLLVGRDSLVASVLASVQALGPPPVVRLPRYADLREGSGYEQFRSFAQKLLDDVPGITMEPIDHQAMGRLHAKCLGCPGLLANLVREALSDALPAGLFRSAILRVDDVVRKGQPATYLRARLQAIQEGEEAIRRYVEVQPHDELILQQELGLTPRKQAPRNSTRTPKWAAGGNAIHRRKVGEHTPRRIRPDSA; this comes from the coding sequence ATGCCGACGCCGGTTGACGTGGGCGTAGCCCTCGCGCAATTCGACGGCACTTCGCTCGAACACTTGCATCGTCGCAGGGCGTTGAAGGCGCTGCGAGCCTTCTACAGGTCCCCCGCCCGGATCGGCTTCCTGACCGGACCCGAGCAGTCCGGCAAGTCGGACGTGGCCCGCGTTTTTGCCGAGCGCACCAATCGGAAAGCCGGGCGGGAGGCGATGCCGGTGCTGGTGGCGCGCGCGACTGGGCTGTGCGGGACGGTGTTCCAACCGGACCAGCTCGTCAGGGAATTTGCGCTCGCGGCAAAGGTCCCGGCGCTCGAGCACCTGTGCGCGCCGCCGCAGCAGGTAGAGAACCTGTTCGGGCAGACCCACATCGTGCCGCGCCTGCCGAAGGGGTCCCAGCGGGAACGGACCGAGGTGATGTGCGCGGCCTTGCGGAATGCCGTGGCGTATCGGCAAGTGGACCTGCTGGTCGTGGACCAGATCGAGCGGATTTTCTCCGAGGATCGGCCGCGGCACTTGGTGCGGTACCGCTACGTCGAGGAGATCGCCGAGCAGACCGGCGTCCGGATGTTGCTGGTCGGACGTGATTCCCTGGTGGCGTCGGTCCTGGCGTCCGTGCAGGCCTTGGGGCCGCCTCCGGTCGTGCGTTTGCCGCGCTACGCCGACTTGCGCGAGGGATCCGGATACGAGCAATTCCGGTCGTTCGCACAGAAGCTCCTGGATGACGTCCCGGGAATCACGATGGAACCCATCGACCATCAGGCGATGGGCAGGTTGCACGCCAAGTGTTTGGGGTGTCCCGGGCTGTTGGCGAACTTGGTTCGCGAAGCGCTGTCCGACGCTCTCCCCGCAGGGCTGTTTCGTTCAGCGATATTGCGCGTTGACGACGTGGTCCGGAAGGGCCAGCCGGCGACGTACCTGCGTGCCCGGTTGCAAGCGATCCAGGAAGGCGAGGAAGCCATCAGGCGTTATGTCGAGGTGCAGCCGCACGATGAGCTGATCCTCCAGCAGGAACTGGGCCTGACCCCGCGAAAGCAAGCTCCCCGGAACTCGACCAGGACCCCGAAATGGGCCGCCGGCGGCAACGCCATTCACCGGCGCAAGGTTGGCGAGCATACGCCGAGGCGCATCAGGCCGGATTCCGCCTGA
- a CDS encoding TniQ family protein → MVPHLFPVPPIGVGTPGVESLPGYVSRLAGEHMLQPHFLFRELQRVCPDFDDGLLDPKFFATDARRVDGTFGAGPKLADVLAGATGVADVQTLGMRRWHDVLDPKHKSLFKPVRSWCPECHAERAMNGEPPYEPLLWHIDGVMHCHAHRTRLRTECPSCGSAQPMLAQYGWLFTCPVCDGALAAAGSDDRSVQELGPEERFRMDAVGRLLARHNAGEPRPTRAGFVQRLHEAWDMHGSELGRTNPTLKRSVRDNVYRWRQPRHRPTLGGVLRFSRCTDVDLVWLLDGHGGMHWTPGGGGGAALEDVAPFPLPAGASGVTMR, encoded by the coding sequence ATGGTCCCGCATTTGTTTCCGGTCCCGCCGATCGGGGTGGGGACGCCCGGTGTGGAAAGCCTGCCCGGGTACGTTTCGCGGCTTGCTGGCGAACACATGCTGCAGCCGCACTTTCTCTTTCGCGAACTCCAGAGAGTTTGCCCAGATTTCGACGACGGCTTGCTGGATCCGAAGTTCTTCGCCACGGATGCGCGCCGCGTCGACGGCACGTTCGGTGCCGGCCCGAAGCTTGCGGATGTGCTGGCAGGTGCGACCGGTGTGGCGGACGTGCAGACGCTCGGCATGCGGCGATGGCATGACGTTCTCGATCCCAAGCACAAATCGTTGTTCAAGCCTGTTCGGTCGTGGTGCCCGGAGTGCCACGCGGAAAGGGCCATGAACGGGGAACCACCGTACGAGCCCTTGCTGTGGCACATCGATGGCGTGATGCACTGCCACGCGCACCGGACGAGATTGCGGACGGAATGTCCCAGTTGCGGGTCTGCTCAGCCGATGCTGGCGCAGTACGGATGGCTGTTCACGTGCCCGGTATGCGACGGCGCTCTGGCGGCGGCGGGAAGCGATGATCGCAGCGTGCAGGAACTGGGTCCGGAGGAGCGTTTTCGCATGGACGCGGTCGGACGGCTGTTGGCACGCCACAACGCGGGTGAGCCGCGGCCGACCAGAGCCGGGTTCGTGCAGCGCCTGCACGAGGCATGGGACATGCACGGTTCCGAACTTGGGCGGACGAACCCGACGCTGAAGCGCTCGGTGCGGGACAACGTGTACCGCTGGCGGCAACCGCGGCATCGACCGACGCTCGGGGGTGTGCTGCGCTTCTCGCGCTGTACCGACGTGGACCTGGTGTGGTTGCTGGACGGCCATGGCGGCATGCATTGGACCCCTGGCGGCGGAGGCGGTGCGGCCCTGGAAGACGTAGCTCCTTTTCCTCTGCCGGCAGGCGCGTCAGGCGTGACCATGCGCTGA
- a CDS encoding ammonium transporter: MKRDLSTLPDDIHGTGARMPLVAVTAAGLAVLCPTGALAAADAATDFVLNTFSFLIWGVLVMWMCAGFTMLEAGSVRTKNASVICLKNIGLYSIAGLAFYFIGYNLMYTDVGQFAGTLKLLYGSSAEEIALLAQQADAEAAVVKAGYSTMSDWFFQMVFVATTASIVSGAIAERVKLWTFFAFTLLLTGVIYPIVGAWTWGGGWLSEMGFQDFAGSTIVHSTGGWAALAGIYVIGARLHKFRPDGTVKPTPPSNVVAVTLGVFILWMGWFGFNGGSQLAVAGASDAVAMSIVLVNTTLGGAAGVIVAIAVSRPLLGRVDLLAGLNGAIAGLVAVTAGPDFVDHYWAVLIGGVGGFVCAAAMRLMETLKLDDVVGAVPAHLVAGIWGTLAVCIAAGGDFLVQLTGIVAIGAFVFVTSFVVWKALDLLIGVRVSARVEGLGQDVAELGIEAYPEFMLMPDEDDMRAAGQ, from the coding sequence ATGAAGCGAGACTTGTCAACCCTTCCTGACGATATCCACGGTACCGGTGCCCGGATGCCCCTCGTTGCCGTCACAGCGGCCGGACTCGCTGTTCTTTGTCCGACCGGCGCGCTTGCAGCCGCAGATGCTGCCACCGATTTCGTCCTCAATACCTTTTCGTTCCTGATTTGGGGCGTGTTGGTGATGTGGATGTGCGCCGGGTTCACGATGCTGGAGGCCGGCTCCGTTCGCACCAAGAACGCGTCAGTCATCTGCCTGAAGAATATCGGTCTCTACTCTATCGCGGGCCTCGCGTTCTATTTCATCGGCTACAACCTGATGTATACGGACGTCGGCCAGTTCGCAGGAACCCTCAAGCTGCTGTACGGGTCGTCGGCCGAAGAGATTGCCCTGCTCGCCCAGCAGGCGGATGCCGAGGCGGCCGTCGTCAAGGCCGGCTACTCCACGATGTCGGACTGGTTCTTCCAGATGGTCTTCGTGGCGACAACCGCATCGATCGTGTCCGGAGCGATCGCCGAGCGGGTCAAGTTGTGGACGTTCTTCGCGTTCACCCTACTCCTGACCGGCGTCATTTATCCGATTGTCGGCGCCTGGACGTGGGGCGGCGGTTGGCTGTCGGAGATGGGCTTCCAGGATTTTGCCGGGTCTACCATCGTCCACTCGACCGGCGGGTGGGCCGCGCTTGCAGGCATCTACGTGATCGGCGCGCGGCTGCACAAGTTTCGCCCGGACGGAACCGTGAAGCCGACCCCCCCTTCGAATGTGGTGGCCGTGACGCTGGGCGTGTTCATTCTCTGGATGGGCTGGTTCGGATTTAACGGCGGATCGCAGCTCGCGGTGGCTGGTGCCAGCGACGCGGTCGCGATGAGCATCGTTCTCGTCAACACCACGCTGGGGGGTGCGGCCGGCGTGATCGTCGCAATTGCCGTCTCCAGGCCGCTGCTCGGCCGCGTCGATCTGCTTGCCGGCCTCAACGGGGCCATTGCCGGTCTGGTCGCCGTCACTGCCGGTCCCGATTTCGTCGATCATTACTGGGCAGTACTGATCGGCGGGGTCGGTGGTTTCGTGTGCGCCGCGGCCATGCGCCTGATGGAAACCCTGAAACTCGATGACGTGGTCGGTGCGGTGCCGGCGCACCTGGTGGCGGGGATCTGGGGGACGCTGGCCGTCTGCATTGCGGCAGGCGGCGACTTCCTCGTGCAGTTGACCGGAATCGTGGCGATCGGTGCGTTTGTGTTCGTTACTTCGTTTGTCGTCTGGAAGGCGCTGGATCTCCTCATCGGCGTGCGGGTCTCGGCACGGGTCGAGGGACTGGGGCAGGACGTAGCGGAGCTTGGCATCGAGGCGTACCCCGAGTTCATGCTCATGCCTGACGAAGACGACATGAGGGCCGCCGGCCAGTAA
- the rpsM gene encoding 30S ribosomal protein S13, with product MARLAGVNVPSEKRVDFALTHIYGVGRTTARRIREQAGLSEEKRVRDLTEAELGRVREIVDRMPMIEGSLRREQAMQIKRLMDLGCYRGLRHRRGLPVNGQRTHTNARTRKGRARPVTGKKKA from the coding sequence GTGGCTCGGTTGGCCGGTGTCAATGTGCCCTCGGAAAAGAGGGTGGATTTCGCGCTCACGCACATTTACGGCGTCGGTCGGACGACAGCCCGGCGAATCCGTGAGCAGGCCGGCCTGTCCGAGGAGAAGCGGGTCCGTGATCTCACCGAGGCGGAACTCGGGCGCGTGCGGGAAATCGTTGACCGTATGCCGATGATCGAGGGTTCGTTGCGCCGTGAGCAGGCGATGCAGATCAAGCGCCTGATGGACCTCGGTTGCTATCGGGGTTTGCGGCATCGGCGGGGGCTGCCGGTCAACGGCCAGCGCACTCACACCAATGCCCGAACCCGGAAGGGAAGGGCGCGACCCGTAACCGGCAAGAAGAAGGCCTGA
- the rpsK gene encoding 30S ribosomal protein S11: MARERRRRKQRKNITAAVAHVSATFNNTIITITDHQGNTLAWSSAGEREFSGSRKATPYASQMAAEAVGRKAQEHGVKTLEVEVRGPGSGRESALRALQSTGFVITAIRDVTPIPHNGCRPPKRRRV, from the coding sequence ATGGCTCGCGAACGTCGTCGGCGCAAGCAACGAAAGAACATTACCGCTGCAGTCGCGCACGTGAGTGCCACCTTCAATAACACGATCATCACCATCACCGACCACCAGGGCAACACGCTCGCGTGGTCGTCTGCGGGTGAGCGCGAGTTCTCGGGTTCGCGCAAGGCCACCCCGTATGCGTCGCAGATGGCCGCTGAGGCAGTCGGCCGCAAGGCGCAGGAGCACGGGGTGAAGACCCTCGAGGTCGAAGTGCGCGGCCCAGGGTCCGGTCGGGAATCTGCGCTGCGGGCCCTGCAGAGTACCGGCTTCGTGATCACCGCCATCCGCGACGTCACGCCGATCCCCCACAACGGTTGCCGTCCGCCGAAACGTCGCCGGGTCTGA